One part of the Marinobacter sp. M3C genome encodes these proteins:
- the sstT gene encoding serine/threonine transporter SstT, with protein sequence MFSGLSSVFRSVMRLSLVSQIAIGIAAGVLLVIISPEVAGSFALLGQLFVSALKAVAPVLVFVLVAAAISGHKQGQPTHIRGVLILYITGTLAAAVVAVVASFLMPTELTLDLTGVTGSPPSGVGEILTNLLLSAVANPVTALMEANFIAILAWAIGLGFMLRNASEATRQGLNDLSDAVSGIVRGVIRFAPLGIFGLVATTLADAGLAALLEYGQLLGVIVGCMVFVALVTNPLLVFWQIRSNPYPLVFECLRGSAITAFFTRSSAANIPVNLALCERMKLDEDTYSISIPLGATINMAGAAITISVITLATANTLGIPVDFPTALILCVVSALAACGVSGVAGGSLLLIPLATSLFGVPIEVAMQVVAIGFVISVVQDSTETALNSSTDVLFTAAACRRAEARQEG encoded by the coding sequence ATGTTTTCTGGATTAAGCTCTGTTTTCCGATCAGTGATGCGGCTGAGCCTTGTTTCCCAGATTGCCATCGGCATTGCAGCCGGTGTACTGCTGGTCATTATATCGCCAGAGGTTGCGGGCTCTTTTGCGCTTCTCGGTCAGCTATTCGTCTCGGCATTGAAAGCCGTGGCGCCGGTGTTGGTTTTTGTGCTGGTGGCTGCAGCCATTTCAGGACACAAACAGGGCCAGCCCACCCATATCCGCGGGGTGTTGATTCTTTATATAACAGGAACGCTTGCAGCAGCCGTGGTAGCAGTGGTGGCCAGTTTTCTGATGCCAACAGAGTTAACGCTGGACTTGACGGGCGTAACTGGAAGTCCGCCCTCGGGTGTTGGCGAAATTCTGACAAATTTATTACTCAGCGCCGTCGCCAATCCTGTCACGGCGCTGATGGAAGCCAACTTCATCGCCATTCTGGCATGGGCGATTGGCCTTGGCTTTATGTTGCGTAACGCCAGCGAGGCAACGCGCCAAGGTCTTAACGACCTTTCTGACGCTGTCTCCGGAATCGTTCGTGGCGTTATCCGCTTTGCGCCTCTGGGCATTTTTGGGCTTGTTGCCACTACGCTGGCGGATGCGGGTCTGGCTGCTTTGTTGGAGTATGGCCAGCTGCTTGGGGTTATTGTCGGCTGCATGGTGTTTGTGGCGCTGGTGACGAATCCGTTACTGGTGTTCTGGCAGATTCGCAGCAACCCTTACCCACTGGTGTTCGAGTGCTTGCGCGGCAGCGCCATCACGGCTTTTTTTACTCGCAGCTCGGCAGCCAACATACCTGTTAATCTTGCGCTGTGTGAGCGCATGAAACTGGATGAAGACACTTATTCGATTTCTATCCCGCTGGGCGCAACCATCAACATGGCCGGTGCCGCCATCACCATTTCGGTGATCACTCTGGCTACGGCGAACACGCTTGGCATCCCCGTTGATTTTCCCACCGCGCTGATTCTTTGCGTCGTCTCAGCCCTGGCGGCTTGCGGTGTTTCCGGCGTCGCCGGCGGCTCGTTGCTTTTAATTCCTCTGGCAACCAGTCTTTTTGGCGTGCCCATTGAAGTTGCCATGCAGGTGGTCGCTATTGGCTTCGTAATCAGCGTGGTGCAAGATTCCACCGAAACAGCCCTTAACTCTTCTACTGACGTGCTATTCACCGCGGCAGCCTGTCGACGGGCGGAAGCCCGGCAAGAAGGGTGA
- a CDS encoding Xaa-Pro peptidase family protein, translated as MDYLTYREKLQSHFPEPILAFKPDEYEARLASVRQRMAEAELDLLLLTEASELCYLTGYTTFEVSVQCVLLVAFDRTVLFVPAIEMGPAVYLSRVDDVIGYPWQAPETVASDLAAQVRRTAGRAAPRIGFNPWAGSFRPGLLSALKNTLDTATFIDFGALIDRVRLVKSSAELAYLAESAAITSAGMDAAAAVIRAGVVDHEIARAGASSMLGAGSEFMSMQPIVTTGARSGIIHTNHAGYEVARGDVVFTEFGAVRKRYTAPMMRTAVVGEASAEIREFHAVCLEVLAAVMSAARAGASFASAARAGELALAPIVDRAFFSGVFGYPVGASFPPSWVAGSMFITTDNPAILEQDMVFHLPICLRKPGEFGVGFSETVRITATGAERITTNTLSLREIFL; from the coding sequence ATGGATTACCTTACCTACCGCGAAAAACTGCAAAGCCACTTCCCCGAGCCCATACTGGCGTTCAAACCGGACGAATACGAGGCAAGGCTCGCCTCTGTTCGTCAGAGAATGGCCGAAGCCGAACTTGACCTGTTACTACTGACCGAAGCCAGCGAACTGTGTTATCTGACCGGATACACGACCTTCGAGGTCTCGGTCCAGTGCGTGCTGCTAGTCGCGTTTGATAGAACCGTGCTGTTCGTGCCGGCCATTGAGATGGGCCCCGCCGTGTATCTGAGCCGGGTGGACGATGTTATCGGCTATCCGTGGCAGGCGCCCGAAACAGTGGCAAGCGATCTGGCTGCTCAAGTGCGCCGCACGGCGGGCCGTGCGGCGCCGCGAATTGGCTTCAACCCTTGGGCGGGCTCTTTTCGGCCCGGACTGCTTTCGGCGCTCAAGAACACGTTAGACACCGCCACATTTATTGATTTCGGCGCGCTGATCGATCGTGTTCGCTTGGTTAAATCGTCTGCCGAACTGGCGTATCTTGCCGAAAGCGCCGCCATTACCAGCGCCGGCATGGACGCAGCAGCGGCCGTGATACGAGCGGGCGTGGTCGACCATGAAATTGCCCGGGCCGGTGCCAGCTCCATGCTGGGGGCGGGCAGCGAATTCATGAGCATGCAACCGATTGTGACGACTGGCGCGCGCAGCGGCATCATTCACACCAATCATGCGGGTTATGAGGTTGCACGCGGAGATGTGGTGTTCACTGAATTCGGTGCGGTTCGCAAACGCTACACCGCGCCTATGATGCGTACCGCCGTCGTTGGCGAAGCTTCCGCCGAAATTCGTGAATTTCATGCGGTCTGTCTTGAAGTTCTGGCAGCAGTGATGTCGGCCGCGCGCGCCGGTGCAAGCTTCGCCTCGGCAGCCCGCGCAGGCGAACTCGCGCTAGCGCCAATCGTCGACCGTGCATTTTTCTCCGGCGTATTTGGCTACCCGGTCGGTGCGTCGTTTCCGCCATCCTGGGTCGCCGGTTCCATGTTTATAACCACAGACAACCCGGCAATTCTGGAGCAAGACATGGTCTTTCATCTGCCAATCTGCCTGCGCAAGCCGGGCGAGTTTGGCGTCGGTTTCAGCGAAACGGTCCGCATTACAGCCACCGGGGCCGAACGCATCACTACAAACACGCTCTCTCTCAGGGAAATCTTCCTATAG
- the chrA gene encoding chromate efflux transporter — protein MKTNLPRSSKERIREVFSAFLLLGLTSFGGPIAHLGYFRTEFVERRRWLSEQAYADLVALCQFLPGPASSQVGFALGLMRAGPWGAAAAWAAFTLPSAFVLVLFALGAGVLDGPVSQGIIHGLKVTAVAIVAHAVWGMARNLCPDRQRAGIALAAVFTVVLFNGSLGQVTAIVIGALAGMLLCRVQADNDAPELLLPVSARAGFLAGLIFVVLLVGLPLLAWVNPSATVAVMDAFYRAGALVFGGGHVVLPLLEAEVVQSGWVGANEFLAGYGAAQAVPGPLFTFASYLGAVMTPLGGSLFGAALALFMIFLPGMLLLVAVLPHWNRFRRWGRARALMSGANAAVVGILGAALYQPVWTNAILGPYEFALALTGFLLLSVWKLPAWAVVIILASGGILITI, from the coding sequence ATGAAAACAAACCTGCCCCGGTCTAGCAAAGAGCGCATCAGAGAGGTTTTTAGCGCCTTCCTACTATTAGGCCTGACTTCCTTTGGCGGACCTATTGCCCATCTTGGCTACTTTCGTACGGAGTTTGTTGAACGCCGGCGCTGGCTTTCCGAACAGGCTTACGCCGACCTTGTCGCCCTGTGTCAGTTTTTACCAGGCCCAGCCAGCAGCCAGGTAGGTTTCGCCTTGGGCCTGATGCGAGCCGGCCCTTGGGGCGCAGCTGCGGCCTGGGCTGCTTTCACTCTGCCTTCGGCCTTTGTGTTGGTGCTGTTCGCTTTAGGTGCGGGGGTGCTTGATGGCCCCGTCAGCCAGGGCATCATTCACGGCTTGAAAGTCACAGCGGTGGCGATTGTCGCTCATGCGGTATGGGGAATGGCGCGCAATTTATGCCCTGACCGTCAGCGCGCCGGCATCGCTCTGGCAGCGGTGTTCACCGTGGTGTTGTTCAACGGCTCGCTGGGCCAAGTCACGGCCATCGTCATTGGCGCCTTAGCGGGCATGCTGCTGTGCCGGGTTCAGGCCGACAACGACGCACCCGAGTTGCTGCTACCCGTTTCTGCCCGTGCCGGCTTCTTGGCGGGGCTCATCTTCGTTGTCTTGCTGGTTGGCCTGCCACTACTGGCCTGGGTTAACCCTTCAGCCACTGTAGCGGTTATGGATGCATTCTATCGGGCTGGCGCCTTGGTGTTTGGCGGTGGTCACGTAGTGTTGCCGTTATTGGAAGCCGAGGTTGTGCAGTCCGGTTGGGTTGGGGCGAACGAATTTCTGGCGGGTTATGGTGCCGCTCAGGCCGTGCCCGGGCCGTTGTTCACTTTTGCTTCCTATTTGGGTGCAGTGATGACACCGCTCGGCGGTAGCCTGTTCGGAGCCGCCCTGGCGCTGTTTATGATCTTTTTGCCCGGAATGCTGCTGTTGGTGGCGGTGTTGCCGCACTGGAATCGGTTTCGCCGCTGGGGTCGCGCGCGGGCATTGATGAGTGGTGCCAATGCAGCCGTGGTGGGTATTTTGGGCGCAGCGCTTTATCAGCCGGTGTGGACCAACGCCATTCTGGGCCCCTACGAATTTGCTTTGGCACTGACCGGCTTTCTTCTTTTAAGCGTATGGAAATTACCGGCTTGGGCGGTGGTGATCATCTTGGCAAGCGGCGGCATTCTCATCACCATTTGA
- a CDS encoding PAS domain-containing protein encodes MAFFGKKKQELQAPLDKLEAAEKRIIELEADFQAIEESSAVLVLTPDGLIDRASDSFLALLGYKAEELTGKHHRVLCESAYTRSEEYIVFWQSLVIGVAQNGRFLNLDANGQGVWLNARYLPVRINKGMVRRILVVVEPAEN; translated from the coding sequence ATGGCATTTTTTGGTAAGAAAAAACAAGAACTGCAGGCTCCTCTCGACAAACTTGAGGCGGCCGAAAAGCGGATTATCGAGCTGGAGGCGGATTTCCAGGCCATTGAAGAATCCTCGGCCGTTCTGGTGCTCACCCCTGATGGCCTGATTGACCGGGCAAGCGACTCATTCCTTGCGCTGCTGGGATACAAGGCTGAAGAGTTAACCGGGAAGCATCACCGTGTGCTTTGCGAGAGCGCCTATACCCGTAGCGAAGAATACATCGTGTTCTGGCAAAGTCTGGTTATTGGCGTTGCACAAAATGGGCGCTTTCTGAATCTTGATGCAAACGGGCAGGGTGTTTGGCTGAATGCGCGTTATCTGCCGGTAAGAATCAATAAAGGCATGGTCAGGCGCATTCTTGTGGTGGTGGAGCCGGCTGAAAACTAG
- a CDS encoding shikimate kinase produces MLAESNNLIFVGMPGSGKSTVGVLVAKKLGLGFIDTDLLIQQETGRTLQQIVDQDGYVALRKVEEQVLLNLNVQQHVISTGGSAVYSDAAMRHLKVTSTVIFLDISLDTVFARIGDYSLRGISKRPDQSLMELFEERSALYSRYADLTIRGDTLNHDQVCDALIAGLHRMKHKAAPTG; encoded by the coding sequence ATGCTAGCAGAGTCTAATAACCTCATTTTTGTGGGTATGCCCGGCAGCGGTAAAAGCACGGTGGGTGTGCTGGTTGCCAAAAAACTCGGACTGGGGTTTATTGACACCGATTTGTTGATACAGCAAGAAACCGGACGTACGCTTCAGCAGATCGTTGACCAGGATGGATACGTTGCCTTGCGAAAGGTAGAGGAGCAGGTGCTATTGAACTTGAATGTGCAACAGCACGTCATCAGCACCGGTGGCAGCGCCGTCTATAGTGACGCAGCCATGAGGCACCTCAAGGTGACAAGCACTGTTATCTTCCTCGATATTTCTCTGGATACGGTTTTCGCGCGGATTGGTGACTACAGTTTGCGGGGTATTTCAAAAAGGCCTGATCAATCGCTTATGGAGCTTTTTGAGGAGCGATCCGCCTTGTATTCCCGCTATGCCGATCTGACGATTCGGGGCGATACCCTGAACCACGATCAGGTTTGCGACGCTTTGATAGCTGGCCTGCACAGAATGAAACACAAGGCGGCACCAACCGGTTAA
- a CDS encoding methyl-accepting chemotaxis protein, which yields MKNLTIQTRVLLLALLPVILLTAFLTTYNLNQARGIGDSAVAGFSSDMELSKRQELKNYIELARTSIAHLYNQPGSAEDPEVREKAWEILRQLRFNDSGSPGYIFAYDTSGVGVMHGVKPALEGKNLWNFQDPNGTYLIRELVKVASDGGGYVSYGWQNEATGKVAPKLGYAEMLPQWNIMIGTGFWVDGLGEQVAAMDSKVGDALDNAVIGSVTTSLIALAIIVLFALVVVRSIIRPLKSAVSAMNDIASGDGDLTRRLDIDGKDELSQLAIAFNSFADQVHGLVEQVLSSTGTLNEASAELSQVMEESTQGVERQKSESDQVATAMNQMTAAAQEVANNASEASDAADRANVQVVDAQGLVHQTIEVIGGLSEQVAEGVKVIERLGADSRKVDSVLEVIRAIADQTNLLALNAAIEAARAGEAGRGFAVVADEVRTLASRTQKSTQEIQETIERLQTGAGNAVKLIGAISERSEATVVETRQVNEALKRINQAVGTINEMNIQIASAAEEQTSVSETINQNVHEIVAITEQTAQGTRRAGAVTQRLKALAADMSDQVSRYRV from the coding sequence ATGAAAAATCTGACCATTCAGACGCGAGTGCTGTTGCTCGCACTTCTGCCTGTAATCTTACTTACCGCGTTTTTGACCACTTATAACCTGAATCAGGCCAGGGGTATTGGTGACAGCGCAGTGGCGGGTTTTTCCTCCGATATGGAGCTAAGCAAGCGTCAGGAGCTGAAAAACTATATCGAGCTGGCGCGCACCTCAATTGCCCATCTTTATAACCAGCCTGGTTCTGCTGAAGATCCTGAAGTACGTGAGAAAGCTTGGGAAATACTGCGTCAGCTGAGATTCAATGACTCCGGAAGTCCTGGTTACATTTTCGCCTACGACACCAGTGGCGTGGGGGTCATGCATGGCGTAAAGCCGGCGCTGGAAGGCAAAAATCTGTGGAACTTTCAGGACCCTAATGGCACCTACCTGATCCGCGAGCTGGTAAAAGTGGCTTCTGACGGCGGTGGCTACGTTTCCTACGGATGGCAGAACGAAGCCACAGGCAAAGTGGCCCCGAAGCTGGGTTACGCAGAGATGCTACCGCAGTGGAATATCATGATTGGTACCGGGTTTTGGGTAGACGGCCTGGGAGAGCAGGTTGCTGCCATGGACAGCAAAGTCGGGGATGCATTGGATAACGCTGTCATTGGTTCAGTAACGACCTCACTGATCGCGCTGGCTATTATTGTGCTTTTTGCCCTGGTTGTTGTCCGTAGCATTATCCGGCCACTGAAATCCGCGGTATCTGCAATGAACGATATCGCCAGCGGCGACGGTGACTTGACCCGTCGACTGGACATAGACGGCAAAGATGAGTTGAGTCAGTTGGCAATCGCATTTAATAGCTTTGCGGATCAGGTGCACGGACTGGTTGAGCAGGTCCTCTCATCCACGGGTACTTTGAACGAAGCCTCTGCAGAACTGAGTCAAGTAATGGAGGAGTCAACGCAGGGCGTGGAGCGTCAAAAATCCGAGAGTGATCAGGTGGCAACAGCCATGAACCAGATGACGGCTGCAGCACAGGAAGTGGCTAATAACGCCAGCGAAGCTTCTGATGCAGCGGACCGTGCCAACGTTCAGGTAGTGGATGCCCAAGGCCTGGTGCATCAGACCATCGAGGTAATCGGCGGTTTGTCAGAGCAGGTTGCGGAAGGCGTTAAGGTGATTGAAAGACTGGGCGCGGATTCCCGAAAGGTCGACAGCGTTTTAGAAGTGATTCGTGCGATTGCCGATCAGACAAATCTGCTGGCCCTGAATGCGGCCATAGAGGCCGCGCGAGCCGGCGAAGCTGGTCGAGGCTTTGCGGTGGTCGCGGATGAAGTTCGTACCCTGGCTAGCCGGACGCAAAAGAGTACCCAGGAAATTCAAGAGACGATTGAGCGGCTGCAAACCGGTGCCGGCAACGCCGTGAAGCTGATTGGTGCAATCAGTGAGCGCAGTGAAGCGACCGTCGTGGAAACCCGTCAGGTGAATGAAGCGCTGAAGAGAATTAACCAGGCCGTTGGTACCATCAACGAGATGAACATCCAGATTGCCAGCGCCGCCGAGGAGCAAACCAGCGTCTCCGAGACCATTAACCAGAATGTTCACGAGATCGTGGCCATCACAGAGCAAACCGCTCAAGGGACTCGCAGGGCTGGAGCGGTCACACAAAGGCTCAAGGCGCTGGCGGCAGATATGTCAGACCAGGTCAGCCGTTACCGCGTGTGA
- a CDS encoding deoxyribodipyrimidine photo-lyase produces MQIFWLKRNLRLQDSEPFFERMRAFRKKGKVLPLYCHEPELIQQPDVSRQHQLFIQETLEELDRDFQSIGGKLLQAVGETVDVLDRIHRVQPLTKIWTHQETTQNSQFQRDKAVAAWRAVNGIELAEIPQNGIARGPQKPELFPPYFARSVSAKFRDPTGTDLSERFAPLPFPSFELKAIPTAAGTDKPLRQKGGRSQAIKNLNRFFTVPYLKKYPFQISSPNTAWQGCSRISTYLAYGIVSDREIFQAVDRVVTNAHSRMNPDQFGKFQENARFYLDRLSWRRQATAKKAKDRVSDLRRSDSDGQRTSVELSSEQKQDVQQSLF; encoded by the coding sequence GTGCAGATATTCTGGCTTAAACGCAACCTGAGGCTTCAGGACTCAGAGCCTTTTTTTGAAAGGATGCGAGCCTTCCGCAAGAAGGGGAAAGTGCTTCCCCTCTACTGTCACGAGCCTGAGCTGATTCAGCAGCCAGACGTTTCAAGGCAGCACCAGTTATTCATTCAGGAAACTCTTGAAGAGCTTGATCGTGATTTTCAGTCGATTGGAGGCAAGCTCCTTCAGGCTGTTGGCGAAACGGTGGATGTTCTTGATCGCATCCACCGCGTGCAGCCTCTAACCAAGATATGGACCCACCAGGAAACCACTCAGAACAGCCAGTTCCAGCGAGACAAAGCGGTTGCTGCCTGGCGCGCTGTCAATGGCATTGAGCTGGCAGAGATTCCGCAAAACGGCATCGCCAGAGGGCCGCAGAAGCCCGAGTTATTCCCGCCTTACTTTGCCCGCTCCGTATCAGCCAAATTTCGTGATCCTACGGGAACTGACTTGTCCGAGAGGTTTGCTCCTCTGCCGTTTCCGTCCTTTGAGCTGAAGGCGATACCAACCGCCGCTGGAACCGATAAACCGCTGAGGCAGAAAGGCGGGCGGTCACAGGCCATTAAAAACCTGAATCGATTCTTCACCGTTCCGTATTTAAAGAAATACCCGTTCCAGATATCCAGCCCGAATACGGCCTGGCAGGGGTGTTCGCGCATATCAACGTATCTGGCTTACGGTATTGTCTCGGACAGAGAGATATTCCAGGCTGTAGATCGAGTGGTAACCAACGCGCACAGCCGGATGAACCCTGACCAGTTCGGTAAGTTTCAGGAAAACGCGCGTTTCTATCTAGATAGGTTGAGCTGGCGCCGGCAGGCAACGGCGAAAAAAGCCAAAGACAGGGTAAGCGATTTGCGGCGCAGCGATTCAGACGGCCAGCGAACGTCCGTGGAGCTGTCGAGCGAACAAAAGCAGGATGTCCAGCAGTCACTGTTCTGA